The Clarias gariepinus isolate MV-2021 ecotype Netherlands chromosome 3, CGAR_prim_01v2, whole genome shotgun sequence DNA window GTCTCTTGAAATCTCGCGCACTGCCGCGAGTCGCCATgagattcctgtccctctgaCGCGCATTTTTTACTGCCCTATCtgtaaagcgtttgccgtgttcttagcgctgtacgagctcaggaaagcggacATTACTAATGTGTTGTcatgtaaatcatacaaaatgagtttataataattttttctggatgaaaatgtgaaaaatatgtatttttttcaacatgtttgccagaatgcatgaatgttatgaaAATTAtcattcctttttcttttatagtgattatgctgagataaagcgtttgctgtgttcttagcgctgtacaagctcaggaaagcggttttctcacaaaTCTAATTCATCGGCATGTAAAACATGGAAAACGAGTTtctatttagtgtgtgtgtgtgtgtgtaaatgatcatTCTTTTGACTTATAGGCTGCtgatgctgagataaagcgtgtgtgtttattagtccagtccctttttgttaagGAGATGAATGGCTTGTGAAAAGAAGCTTGTGCACAGTCTGAATGTGGGTGCCCGAacgcttcggtacctttttccaggtGGCAGGAGGGTTAGAAGTGACTGTGATGGGTGTGAAATGGCACAATTctcaaaccagacagtgatgcagctgctcaggatgctcttgatagtccctctatagaaagTTGtaaggatcggtggtggaagctagGCATTTCTAAGCCTTCTTTAGGAAGAGAAGACATttttgggctttcttgtgcaaggagctggtgttgagggaccagctgaggttcTCCTCCAGGTTGTTGTCTCTACACCATCCGTTAGCCTCTGTACTTCCTCTCCATATGCTGACCTGTTgttcttgctgatgagacccaccacagtcgtgtcatcagcaaacttgatgatgtggtTGGAACTGTGTCGCTTACAGTCATAAGTCAGCAGGGGACTAGGCCACagtactcagtgtggtggtgtgatagGTGCAGACTGAGGGCTTCCAATCAGAAAGcccaggatccagttacagagggaggCGTTCAGGCCCAACGGGTTCAGCTTCCTGGTCAGGTGGGTTCAAGATGGTGCCAGTGAGGTcggctccgaccaccttttctttgtttttgttttttaagtttgtttttagcattttaaaaccagTTAAATTACCACCATTGAGTAAATTAGTTATGATGGAGAcacccttgtttctattggtgtacaatgtactcacaatttgccgtttttaactccggatccgagctgactgagtgagatcctgagggagaacaatggaCGCGACGTGAAGCGGCGGCCACAAGGGAAACGAGTCtgtgtcaggaacaggctgagagcccgtgcacaccgcacacctctgcctagcatcctgctcgccaacgtccagtcacttgAGAATGagcttgatgacctcagggtcaggataaagttccagagagacattcgggactgcaatttcctctgcttcaccgagacatggctgaacccagcggtgccggaccacgccattcagccggccgagttcttaacagataagtatttcatactaccttataatatattcactcgaaacgcgtgttatatcgttttcgtataagtttatatcgtataagttttaatagttttgcagcacaccgcttctagccggcttttcattagcatcgctagcccgttagcccggctatcacaagtttgtttacgctctttcgcaccggttatttctatttttagacaccatgtcggttgggtctctgcccctgtgtgcaggtgaggagacattggagctgcactcggtagacttggagatggaggccgtggagaagctgatccgcgacctacaggtgaagctggcccggctacagcagcggaaagccacgctggaatcgtcgcggaccgacgctcacctgtcccaggtaaattctcggcatgagaattctccgacaacctctactccgcgtgcttctctgcccaggtccaacgccccgaggacgcagcccgcccagctttccttcaccccggcgccgggataccacgaggcctggaaacttcagcagcggaagacgcgcgccaagccccgggcgaggacctctcctcctccgccaccacccgtcttcgagatctcaacccgaaaccgcttcgctcctctccgtgagacggcacacgacgcgctggtcatcggagactccattgtccggcacgtgcgtgctaccacagctaaaggtaaggcgtacacgcgctgtttacctggtgcacgtgttcttgatgttgctgcacaggtgcctgcggccctgaggaagaacattcgagctgtggttctccatgctggcaccaacgacatcaggctgaggcagacggagatcctaaagaaggacttcaggagcctggttgagaaggtccgcagcacatcacccacgacaaagatcgtcgtatctggaccacttccgacatttcagagaggaatcgagaggttcagtagattatttgccttcaatgaatggttacaatcttggtgtcaacaacagagattaccctttgttgataactggaatgttttctgggagcgtcctaggctctaccgcacagatggcctgcaccctagcagagctggagcagcggtcctctctgacaacatctccaggacattacgaaccatctgacttgcggtaagtcatacctcagattctttagataccagccacaatacaactcaccatactaatagacgcacacacatagcttgtactatagaaactgtgtctattccccgattagagagaaaaaagaataaattcgttaaatccagccgaaacaatctggtaaccattaaaccagaaaaagcccaaataagtaatcgaagtctacctctaaagtttggacttctcaacattagatcccttacgctaaaccaaccgtctgctagctgcatagagtcgtcactcagggttcactctattgagactgtgtctgttccccgagctaaaaacaaatttagaaagactcagaaagtctgttttagtaatttaattagcataaagaccacaaacttggatcagactgaatgcgcagccggcacctctgatctgaagctaggactgttaaatattagatctctcgcatctaaagcagttatagttaataaaattatcacagatcaggagtttgatatactctgtttaacagaaacctggattaaacaggacgagtatgtagctctaaatgaagctagtcctcctggatacagctacatacaccagcctcggttaactggtagaggaggaggcgtcgcagttattcacaatgataatttgactattgtacaaaaacacggacacaaatttaattcatttgaaattctttatagtaacataagtgtatttaactatattaagtcagctcagtcgatcccgctaattgtcatttacagacctccagggccgtactcggaatttcttagtgaatttgcagatttcctctcaaacctagtcatttctgtagacaaagtgttaattgctggagattttaatattcattttgaaaacccagaagaccctctgagaactgcatttatgtctatactggactcggtaggagtaaatcagtgtgtagtaggacccactcataaagcaggtcacactttagatttaataatattatttggattaagtataagaaatttattcacaataccactatctgaagttatctcagatcactatcttgtctcattgcaagtgtgtcacaataataatgtacacacagcgccgcgctaccgtatgaaacgtacattcacatcaactaccaaacagagttttatcagtaatctcccagagttcccaacttcgattagatcaccgtctgaccccacagaactcgatcaggcgactgaatatttagagtcgacatttcgctataccctagataatgtagctccagccaaaagaaaaattattagagataaaaaacttgctccctggtataacgatcacacgcgcactttaaaacagaccgctcggaaattagaacgtaaatggcgtcaaactaaattactagtatttcaaatagcatggaaggagagcatcctgaactatagaaaagctcttagtgtagctagatcaacatatctctccactcttatagaagaaaataaaaataatcctagattcttatttaatgctgtagccaaattaaccagaaataagaccactgcagaaatctccacaacaacatcatgcaatagtgaggacttcatgaacttttttaataataaaattgtaaatattaggcataaaattgaggttttaaaaccgaacaatgtaattgatgcagatgttaatctagccatgtcagaccagaacctagaatactttactccccttgaagagaatgaactaatttcactcatctcttcttcaaattcatcaacctgtatattagatcctgtaccgacacattttcttaaacagatagtaccagcaataatagaacccctgttgagaataattaattcttcactcagcattggatatgttccaaaatcttttaaattagcagttatcaaaccaataattaagaaacctgacctcgacccctgtcagctgtccagttacagaccaatatcaaacctcccctttatctctaagatcctggaaaagatagtagcggagcagctatgctcatatatacataggaatggcatacatgaactgtatcagtcaggatttaggcctcatcacagtacagagacagcgctcgttaaagtagtaaatgactttctattggcctctgatcagggttgtgtaactatgcttgtattacttgacctcagtgcagcttttgacactgttgatcacgctattcttcttcacagattagaaaatgtagtgggaattaagggtacagccctctcctggctcagatcctatctgacccatcgttatcaatatgtagacttaaatggtgattattctgcatgttctctag harbors:
- the LOC128519269 gene encoding uncharacterized protein LOC128519269, with amino-acid sequence MSVGSLPLCAGEETLELHSVDLEMEAVEKLIRDLQVKLARLQQRKATLESSRTDAHLSQVNSRHENSPTTSTPRASLPRSNAPRTQPAQLSFTPAPGYHEAWKLQQRKTRAKPRARTSPPPPPPVFEISTRNRFAPLRETAHDALVIGDSIVRHVRATTAKGKAYTRCLPGARVLDVAAQVPAALRKNIRAVVLHAGTNDIRLRQTEILKKDFRSLVEKVRSTSPTTKIVVSGPLPTFQRGIERLYRTDGLHPSRAGAAVLSDNISRTLRTI